One window from the genome of Nicotiana tomentosiformis chromosome 5, ASM39032v3, whole genome shotgun sequence encodes:
- the LOC104089881 gene encoding receptor-like protein kinase HERK 1, which produces MKTNMDFAILQLLILVLFMLFLMCSSLEFDPVDNYLIDCGSSENTTIGDRIFLADNLNSTQRVFVNTSLEFIPSTYSSSLYKTARILNETSKFTFSIKKQGRHWIRLYFFPFSNEKFNLSSAKFSVSAQNFTLLKNFQPLNSPFVKEYSLNITSNSLVLTFTPSATSFAFVNALEVISLPDEVIPVDVGIHNLRTQALETMVRVNMGNIAVLPQNDTSWRSWEPDERYLTGKNLVQFVSNTRAVNYTRGGPSRNIAPPLVYGTATRLQSEKDPNTLANVTWSFDVDPGFDYFIRFHFCYIVKGPSGDLIFNVFLNSQFVFKYLDLNNETSNVFGAPYYMDVVTRLDNRNSIGISIGPTDVRNAYPDGLLNGLEIMKISNFKGSLDASDVELQSASPASKTKTWLILGSTIGGSITCIVLVVLYVLLCKSRTRAPVDHSTEDHHTTVGSTTEENKSIISNSNMGYWFPFRAVQEATDNFSESMVIGFGGFGKVYKGVLRDNTKVAVKRGFPQSQQGLSEFKTEVEMLSQFRHRHLVSLIGYCNEKNEMIIIYEYMENGTLKDHLYGSDLPNLNWRQRLEICIGSAKGLHYLHTGSQKAIIHRDVKSSNILLDENLRAKVSDFGLSKIGPEIDQTHVSTAVKGSFGYLDPEYLTRQQLTEKSDVYSFGVVMFEVLCGRPVIDPSRSKEMVNLVEWVRNCLRTGDSETIVDSTIVREIRPESLIKFVKTAEKCLEEYGVDRPTMGDVLWNLEYALKLQGKDEKTRQENEISENQLENSVLSTEFSMGSMADLAGVSMSKVFSNMVKAENKDSCDIC; this is translated from the coding sequence ATGAAAACCAATATGGATTTTGCAATACTTCAATTGCTTATTTTGGTATTGTTTATGTTGTTTTTGATGTGTTCTTCATTGGAATTTGATCCTGTTGATAACTATCTTATAGACTGTGGATCATCAGAAAATACAACTATAGGTGATAGAATTTTCTTGGCTGATAACTTGAATTCCACTCAAAGGGTATTTGTTAATACAAGTCTTGAGTTCATTCCATCTACCTATAGTTCATCTCTGTATAAAACTGCTAGAATTCTCAATGAGACTTCCAAATTCACCTTTTCGATCAAGAAACAAGGGCGCCATTGGATTCGCCtttatttctttccattttccaatGAAAAATTCAATCTAAGTTCTGCTAAGTTCTCTGTTTCTGCTCAGAACTTCACTCTTCTTAAGAACTTTCAACCACTGAATTCTCCTTTTGTAAAGGAATACTCTTTGAACATTACTAGCAATAGTTTAGTTCTTACCTTTACGCCATCTGCTACCTCATTTGCCTTTGTAAATGCTTTAGAAGTCATTTCACTTCCTGATGAGGTCATTCCTGTTGATGTTGGTATTCATAATCTGAGGACACAAGCATTAGAAACAATGGTGAGAGTAAATATGGGAAATATTGCAGTGTTGCCTCAAAATGATACCTCGTGGCGATCTTGGGAACCTGATGAAAGATACTTAACAGGAAAGAACCTTGTCCAGTTTGTATCGAACACACGAGCTGTGAACTACACGAGAGGAGGGCCTTCTCGGAATATTGCTCCTCCGTTGGTGTATGGAACTGCCACGAGGCTGCAATCCGAGAAAGATCCTAATACGTTAGCAAATGTAACGTGGTCGTTTGATGTTGATCCTGGTTTTGATTATTTCATCAGATTCCACTTTTGTTACATAGTAAAAGGCCCCTCTGGTGATCTAATATTCAATGTTTTCCTCAATTCTCAGTTTGTTTTCAAGTACCTTgatcttaacaatgagacatcaAATGTCTTTGGTGCTCCATATTACATGGATGTTgtcacaaggttagacaatagAAATAGCATTGGCATTAGCATTGGTCCAACAGATGTACGTAATGCATATCCGGATGGACTCTTGAATGGTCTCGAGATCATGAAAATAAGCAATTTTAAGGGCAGTCTTGACGCTTCAGACGTTGAACTTCAGTCCGCATCGCCTGCTTCTAAGACTAAAACATGGTTGATTCTTGGATCAACTATTGGAGGATCGATAACTTGCATTGTTTTGGTTGTGTTGTATGTTCTTCTTTGCAAAAGTAGAACACGAGCGCCAGTTGATCACTCAACTGAGGATCATCATACAACAGTTGGATCAACTACGGAGGAAAATAAATCTATCATTTCCAACTCAAATATGGGGTACTGGTTCCCTTTTAGAGCAGTTCAAGAAGCAACCGATAATTTCAGTGAAAGCATGGTAATCGGCTTTGGTGGTTTTGGCAAGGTTTACAAGGGAGTTTTGAGGGATAACACAAAAGTAGCAGTGAAGAGAGGATTTCCTCAATCACAACAAGGTCTTTCTGAGTTCAAAACTGAAGTTGAAATGTTGTCTCAATTTAGGCATCGCCATTTGGTTTCACTGATCGGTTACTGCAATGAAAAGAATGAGATGATAATTATTTACGAGTACATGGAAAATGGAACACTTAAGGATCACTTGTATGGCTCAGACCTTCCAAATTTGAATTGGAGACAAAGGCTTGAAATTTGCATAGGATCAGCAAAAGGACTTCACTATCTGCACACTGGTTCTCAGAAGGCAATTATTCATCGCGATGTCAAGTCTTCCAATatattgcttgatgaaaatctcagGGCTAAAGTTTCTGATTTTGGACTATCGAAAATTGGTCCTGAAATTGATCAAACACATGTTAGTACTGCAGTTAAAGGGAGTTTCGGATACCTTGATCCTGAGTACTTAACAAGGCAACAACTAACTGAGAAATCTGATGTCTATTCCTTTGGAGTAGTTATGTTTGAAGTTCTCTGTGGCAGGCCTGTTATTGATCCATCTCGTTCAAAAGAAATGGTAAATTTAGTTGAATGGGTGAGAAACTGTTTAAGGACAGGAGATTCAGAAACAATTGTTGATTCAACTATTGTACGCGAGATAAGACCAGAGTCTTTGATAAAATTTGTAAAGACTGCTGAAAAATGCTTGGAAGAATATGGTGTAGATCGACCGACTATGGGAGATGTTTTGTGGAACTTGGAATATGCATTGAAACTCCAAGGAAAAGATGAAAAAACAAGACAAGAAAATGAGATATCTGAAAATCAGTTGGAAAACAGTGTGTTAAGTACAGAATTCAGTATGGGGAGTATGGCTGATCTTGCTGGTGTTTCAATGAGTAAGGTTTTTAGCAATATGGTAAAAGCTGAAAACAAAGATTCATGTGACATATGTTAG